The proteins below are encoded in one region of Nitrosomonas ureae:
- the rplK gene encoding 50S ribosomal protein L11: MAKKIIGYIKLQVPAGKANPSPPIGPALGQRQLNIMEFCKAFNAATQKIEPGLPVPVVITAYADKSFTFVMKTTPASVLIKKAAGISKGSARPHVDKVGKLNRNQAEEIAKTKMPDLTAADLDAAVRTIAGSARSMGIEVEGI, from the coding sequence GTGGCAAAAAAAATAATTGGTTATATTAAATTACAGGTGCCAGCAGGTAAGGCTAATCCAAGCCCGCCAATTGGTCCTGCATTAGGGCAGCGGCAGTTAAATATTATGGAATTTTGTAAAGCATTTAATGCGGCTACGCAGAAAATTGAGCCGGGGTTGCCAGTGCCGGTAGTAATTACTGCTTATGCTGACAAAAGTTTTACATTTGTGATGAAAACTACGCCCGCATCGGTATTAATAAAGAAAGCTGCTGGAATAAGTAAAGGAAGTGCTAGGCCACATGTAGATAAAGTTGGGAAATTAAATCGTAATCAGGCAGAAGAAATAGCAAAAACAAAAATGCCGGATTTAACTGCAGCGGACTTGGATGCTGCAGTGCGCACTATAGCAGGAAGTGCACGCAGTATGGGCATAGAAGTAGAGGGTATATAA
- the rplJ gene encoding 50S ribosomal protein L10 has protein sequence MSLNLEEKKAIVAEVSTQITNAQAIIIAEYRGLEVGQLTQLRAKTRESGIYFRVIKNSLVRRAVADTPYAELAKHMVGPLAYGIGTDPVAAAKVLHEFSKGNDKFVIKVGAIGEQVISRDEITALAALPSRDELLSKLLGTMQAPIAKFVQTLNEVPTRFVRGLAMVRDSK, from the coding sequence TTGAGTCTAAATCTTGAAGAGAAAAAAGCTATAGTAGCTGAAGTGAGCACTCAGATAACTAATGCTCAAGCTATTATCATTGCGGAGTATCGAGGATTAGAAGTTGGCCAATTGACTCAGCTAAGAGCAAAAACTCGTGAATCAGGAATTTATTTTCGTGTCATAAAAAATTCATTGGTTCGTCGTGCTGTTGCTGACACACCTTATGCTGAATTAGCCAAGCATATGGTGGGGCCTCTTGCTTATGGCATAGGTACCGATCCAGTAGCAGCTGCAAAAGTATTGCATGAATTTTCCAAGGGGAATGACAAATTCGTGATCAAAGTGGGTGCAATAGGAGAGCAGGTAATATCACGTGATGAAATTACTGCACTAGCTGCACTGCCGAGTCGTGATGAATTGTTATCTAAATTACTAGGAACAATGCAAGCACCTATAGCCAAATTTGTTCAAACGCTTAATGAAGTACCGACTAGATTTGTGCGCGGTTTAGCAATGGTGCGCGATAGCAAATAG
- the rplL gene encoding 50S ribosomal protein L7/L12, whose translation MAVTKDEILEAVANMTVLELSKLIKEMEEKFGVSAAAAAVAVAAAPSGGGAAAEAEQTEFAVILSSAGESKVNVIKVVRAVTGLGLKEAKDLVDGAPKPVKEGVSKDEADSVQKQLVEAGATCEIK comes from the coding sequence ATGGCCGTAACGAAAGACGAAATATTGGAAGCAGTTGCAAATATGACAGTGCTTGAATTATCAAAGTTGATTAAAGAAATGGAGGAAAAATTCGGAGTGTCTGCAGCGGCAGCGGCTGTTGCAGTTGCTGCTGCCCCTAGCGGCGGTGGAGCGGCGGCCGAGGCAGAGCAAACTGAGTTTGCTGTGATTTTGTCATCCGCTGGTGAAAGCAAAGTGAATGTTATTAAAGTAGTAAGAGCGGTGACTGGTCTAGGTTTGAAAGAGGCAAAAGATTTAGTTGATGGAGCACCAAAACCTGTTAAGGAAGGTGTATCCAAAGATGAGGCAGATTCAGTTCAGAAGCAGTTGGTAGAGGCTGGCGCTACTTGCGAAATTAAGTAG
- the rplA gene encoding 50S ribosomal protein L1, translating into MARSSKRYITIAEKVNRNKIYQIDEALGLVKEAATARFDESIDVAVNLGIDAKKSDQAVRGSVVLPAGTGKIVRVAVFAQGDKAKEAQEAGADIVGFEDLAADIKAGNINFDVAIASPDAMRVVGQLGQILGPRSLMPNPKVGTVTSDIASAVKNAKAGQIQFRADKTGIIHCTIGRASFEIDALKRNLKALVDALNKSKPISSKGVYLRRVSVSSTMGVGVRIDQTSIMQQ; encoded by the coding sequence ATGGCACGTTCATCAAAGCGCTATATAACCATAGCAGAAAAAGTTAACCGCAATAAAATATATCAAATCGATGAAGCGCTTGGATTAGTTAAGGAAGCAGCTACGGCCAGATTTGATGAATCGATTGATGTTGCAGTAAATTTAGGGATAGATGCGAAAAAATCCGATCAAGCAGTGCGTGGATCGGTAGTTTTGCCCGCAGGAACTGGAAAAATAGTTCGTGTTGCAGTATTTGCACAGGGAGATAAAGCTAAAGAAGCGCAGGAAGCGGGAGCAGATATCGTAGGATTTGAAGATTTAGCAGCTGATATCAAGGCGGGAAATATTAATTTTGATGTCGCAATTGCAAGTCCAGATGCTATGCGTGTAGTTGGTCAATTAGGACAGATTCTAGGGCCACGCAGTCTGATGCCAAATCCAAAAGTAGGAACTGTGACTTCGGATATTGCGAGTGCTGTTAAGAATGCTAAAGCTGGGCAAATACAATTTAGAGCTGACAAAACGGGTATTATTCATTGTACGATTGGACGAGCATCATTCGAAATAGATGCATTAAAACGGAATCTTAAGGCGTTGGTTGATGCGCTTAATAAATCCAAGCCAATCTCATCAAAGGGTGTTTATTTAAGAAGAGTGTCTGTTTCTAGCACTATGGGCGTCGGTGTCAGAATAGACCAAACAAGTATAATGCAACAATAA
- the tuf gene encoding elongation factor Tu, whose protein sequence is MAKSKFERSKPHVNVGTIGHVDHGKTTLTAAITTILTKKFGGEAKSYDQIDSAPEERARGITINTAHVEYETDKRHYAHVDCPGHADYVKNMITGAAQMDGAILVVSAADGPMPQTREHILLARQVGVPYIIVYMNKADMVDDAELIELVEMEIRELLSKYDFPGDDTPIIVGSALKALEGDQSDIGEASILKLADALDSYIPQPERAIDGAFIMPVEDVFSISGRGTVVTGRVERGIIKVGEEIEIVGLKPTLKTVCTGVEMFRKLLDQGQAGDNVGILLRGTKREEVERGQVLAKPGSISPHTKFTAEIYVLSKEEGGRHTPFFPGYRPQFYFRTTDVTGAIELPAGTEMVMPGDNVSVTVNLIAPIAMEDGLRFAIREGGRTVGAGVVAKIIE, encoded by the coding sequence ATGGCAAAGAGTAAATTTGAGCGGTCGAAGCCACATGTGAATGTTGGAACGATAGGGCACGTGGATCATGGTAAGACTACGCTTACAGCGGCAATTACGACGATATTGACGAAGAAGTTTGGTGGAGAAGCTAAGAGTTATGATCAAATTGACTCTGCACCGGAAGAACGTGCACGCGGAATAACCATAAATACAGCTCATGTTGAATATGAGACGGATAAGCGTCATTATGCTCATGTGGATTGCCCGGGCCATGCGGATTACGTAAAAAATATGATTACTGGTGCGGCCCAAATGGATGGGGCGATATTGGTGGTATCTGCAGCCGATGGTCCGATGCCGCAGACGCGGGAACATATTTTGTTGGCGCGCCAAGTGGGTGTTCCTTACATTATTGTGTACATGAATAAAGCAGACATGGTTGATGATGCGGAGCTGATTGAATTGGTGGAGATGGAGATACGTGAACTGTTATCGAAATACGATTTTCCTGGTGATGATACGCCGATTATAGTTGGATCAGCGTTGAAAGCGCTTGAGGGGGACCAAAGTGATATTGGTGAGGCTTCCATTCTGAAATTAGCAGATGCGCTGGATAGCTATATTCCACAACCGGAGCGTGCTATTGATGGTGCCTTTATTATGCCGGTTGAAGATGTGTTTTCAATATCTGGTCGCGGAACGGTTGTAACGGGTCGCGTAGAGAGAGGCATAATCAAAGTGGGTGAAGAGATCGAGATAGTAGGTCTCAAGCCGACACTAAAGACAGTATGCACAGGAGTTGAAATGTTTCGTAAGCTTCTGGACCAGGGGCAGGCAGGAGATAACGTGGGGATACTTCTGCGTGGCACGAAGCGTGAAGAGGTGGAGCGGGGTCAAGTATTGGCGAAACCGGGCAGTATATCGCCCCATACTAAATTCACGGCGGAGATTTATGTATTAAGCAAGGAAGAAGGTGGAAGGCACACTCCGTTTTTTCCTGGCTATCGCCCACAGTTTTATTTTAGAACGACAGATGTGACGGGAGCGATAGAGTTGCCGGCGGGAACAGAGATGGTGATGCCTGGGGATAATGTTTCGGTAACGGTAAACTTAATAGCACCAATTGCAATGGAAGACGGATTGCGTTTTGCGATACGTGAAGGTGGAAGAACCGTTGGTGCGGGCGTTGTTGCTAAAATTATTGAGTAA
- the secE gene encoding preprotein translocase subunit SecE, producing the protein MNKLKLLLAVVFVLAGVAGFFYLNESAMVIRVLSILIGILSAAIIAKFTTQGQDFYAFCKESSEEIKKVVWPSRKESLQTSGVVFAFVVVMALFLWLIDAALMSLVKLMMNQDA; encoded by the coding sequence GTGAATAAATTAAAGCTTTTGCTTGCGGTTGTTTTTGTTTTGGCAGGTGTCGCTGGATTCTTTTATTTGAATGAAAGCGCTATGGTTATTCGTGTTTTATCAATATTGATAGGGATATTGTCAGCAGCCATTATTGCTAAATTTACGACTCAAGGGCAAGACTTTTACGCTTTTTGTAAAGAATCCTCTGAAGAGATAAAAAAGGTCGTATGGCCAAGTCGTAAGGAATCCCTTCAGACATCTGGTGTAGTGTTTGCTTTTGTTGTTGTGATGGCTTTGTTTTTATGGCTCATCGATGCGGCTTTGATGTCTCTTGTGAAACTTATGATGAATCAAGATGCTTAA
- the nusG gene encoding transcription termination/antitermination protein NusG yields the protein MSMKWYVVHAYSGYEKSVQRALRDRIDRAGMQDKFGQILVPVEEVVEMKSGQKNISERKFFPGYVLVEMEMSDDTWHLVKNIDKVTGFVGGSAMKPTPISQKEVDNILHQIQEGVEKPKPKILFEIGEAIRVKDGPFTDFHGNVEDVNYDKSKLRVSVSIFGRPTPVELDFNQVEKS from the coding sequence ATGAGTATGAAATGGTATGTAGTTCACGCTTATTCAGGATATGAGAAAAGTGTGCAAAGAGCATTGAGAGATCGTATTGATCGGGCTGGCATGCAAGATAAATTTGGTCAAATTTTGGTGCCAGTGGAGGAAGTAGTTGAGATGAAAAGCGGGCAAAAGAATATTAGTGAACGAAAATTCTTTCCAGGGTATGTTTTGGTGGAAATGGAAATGTCTGATGATACCTGGCATTTGGTTAAGAATATAGACAAGGTGACGGGTTTTGTCGGTGGATCAGCTATGAAGCCAACACCAATAAGTCAAAAGGAAGTGGATAATATACTTCACCAAATCCAAGAAGGTGTGGAGAAACCAAAACCAAAAATCCTATTTGAAATAGGAGAAGCTATTCGTGTTAAGGATGGTCCATTCACTGATTTTCATGGCAATGTAGAGGATGTTAATTACGACAAAAGCAAACTCAGAGTATCGGTATCAATTTTTGGTCGACCCACACCAGTAGAATTGGATTTCAATCAAGTTGAAAAATCCTAA